Proteins encoded by one window of Flagellimonas lutaonensis:
- a CDS encoding fasciclin domain-containing protein: protein MKTTTNLKLLIGSFCILMLLASCKNEAKTETPTAPADMQTEDAKKTGQAFIKDDESRPNVLQIAIGSPDHTTLVAAVQAAELENALVNAGPLMVFAPTNEAFDALPEGTVEDLLKPENKDALANILKYHVTPGKYTKDFLKKFKKLGQANDQSVMVEVKGDDVYVGGAKIIASIDAGNGIVHVVDKVILPPTEE from the coding sequence ATGAAAACAACCACCAATCTCAAGCTTTTGATTGGCTCTTTTTGCATACTGATGCTGTTGGCCAGTTGCAAAAATGAGGCCAAAACTGAGACCCCTACTGCCCCTGCGGATATGCAAACGGAAGATGCGAAAAAAACAGGGCAGGCGTTCATTAAAGACGATGAATCACGTCCCAATGTGCTACAGATAGCCATTGGTTCACCTGACCACACAACCTTGGTTGCGGCAGTTCAAGCTGCGGAACTTGAAAATGCCTTGGTAAACGCAGGCCCATTGATGGTCTTTGCGCCCACCAACGAGGCCTTTGATGCCTTGCCAGAAGGGACTGTGGAAGATTTACTGAAGCCAGAAAACAAAGATGCCTTGGCAAACATTCTCAAGTACCATGTGACCCCTGGTAAGTACACCAAAGATTTTTTGAAAAAATTCAAAAAACTGGGGCAGGCCAATGATCAAAGTGTAATGGTAGAGGTCAAAGGTGACGATGTATATGTGGGCGGCGCCAAAATTATTGCCAGTATAGATGCTGGAAACGGAATCGTGCACGTAGTGGACAAGGTGATATTGCCCCCAACAGAAGAGTAA
- a CDS encoding c-type cytochrome, translating to MKIASRSIAVLFSLLIMACGGKEEKKKEGFSVERKKAKTEKPVETNSTSAVKASERVDLDNKGVGPITSLTLDAEIDQPMAKQGEEVFNQMCTACHRVGKKFIGPAPNGILERRTPEWVMNMILNPEVMVKEDPLAKDLLMEFNGSPMANQGLTEEQARAVLEYFRTIN from the coding sequence ATGAAAATAGCCAGTAGATCAATCGCCGTTCTGTTCTCCCTACTCATCATGGCTTGTGGAGGCAAGGAGGAAAAGAAAAAAGAAGGTTTCAGCGTAGAGCGCAAAAAAGCAAAGACCGAGAAACCTGTTGAAACAAACTCCACCTCAGCGGTAAAAGCTTCTGAAAGGGTTGATTTGGACAACAAAGGGGTCGGCCCAATAACATCGTTGACCCTTGATGCTGAAATTGATCAGCCCATGGCCAAACAAGGCGAAGAGGTTTTTAACCAAATGTGTACTGCATGTCACAGAGTGGGAAAAAAGTTCATCGGCCCCGCGCCAAATGGTATTTTGGAAAGAAGAACCCCAGAATGGGTCATGAACATGATCTTGAATCCTGAAGTGATGGTGAAAGAAGACCCATTGGCAAAAGACCTGCTGATGGAATTTAATGGGTCGCCCATGGCCAACCAAGGGCTCACAGAAGAGCAGGCCCGTGCTGTCTTGGAATATTTTAGAACTATAAACTAG
- a CDS encoding TonB-dependent receptor domain-containing protein translates to MTFKTERTLGLLMALMFIINTATVYAQNNHIIRLLDQESSLPIIGATFTYGDQTGVSNVDGNIEFQYRKGVSMNFSHINYGKWSLIDAEVLQMIEEKVFYRRPIIVNLYPITVIALRKNMSPIENVTLDYQERLAHDGASVLNQNPALNSIRKGGNYGFDPVFRGFKYDQLNVVLNGAQSATAACPNRMDPPTSQMAPNMVDRIEVLKGPHALRYGTGFGATINFVPTKLRFVEENDFYGRISNGFEGNGTVLRNEGQLGFNGKKHDIAVFASWSQGNDYTAGNGQTIAADFNRGSFGTNLGFKLSEDNLLRVSATYNVARDADFPALPMDLREDDTWMFNARHDASFDKDHLSSWNTTVFASFVNHLMDNLLKPLDPRMLNASTKATTYNYGARTEGVWNFEKSNLFAGADFRREGAEGTRVREFLMGPNAGNVVRDNAWQDGQMGKGAVFSEYHLIFDKTRVVLATRLELNRANVDEPTPEFTQANGDTQVTQFNPSFSIGATRNINEEITLGLWLGRAQRSASLTERYINYFPVGQDPYEMLGNPQLDPEVNNQLDLTLNWQNKLTSLDIDFFAGYLQDFISSVIDPELEPRLPMSPGVRRFINIEDALNLGFEFNWVQQLTSGLQHRVGVAYTYAQDLERDEPLPEIAPLDLRYTLSGHYMKGKLLPELTFRHVLEQSRTATEFGETPTPSFSLLDAKLAYNFTKSGRITVGVNNIFDENYYEHLTRSVRGNNQPIFAPGRNAFAAINFVF, encoded by the coding sequence ATGACTTTTAAAACAGAAAGAACGCTGGGTCTTTTGATGGCCTTGATGTTCATTATAAATACGGCAACCGTATACGCCCAAAACAACCATATCATCAGATTGCTCGACCAAGAGAGTTCGTTGCCCATCATCGGGGCCACCTTCACCTATGGAGACCAAACGGGCGTCTCCAATGTTGACGGCAATATTGAATTTCAATATCGTAAAGGCGTATCGATGAACTTTTCACACATCAACTATGGCAAGTGGTCATTGATCGATGCAGAGGTCTTGCAAATGATCGAAGAAAAAGTTTTTTATCGACGGCCCATCATCGTCAACCTTTACCCGATAACCGTAATCGCCCTAAGAAAAAATATGAGCCCAATTGAAAATGTAACACTTGATTACCAAGAGCGGTTGGCTCATGACGGGGCATCGGTCTTGAACCAAAACCCTGCCCTGAACAGCATACGAAAAGGCGGCAACTATGGTTTCGACCCCGTTTTCAGGGGCTTCAAGTACGACCAATTGAACGTTGTCTTGAATGGGGCCCAGAGTGCCACGGCGGCCTGCCCCAACCGTATGGACCCGCCCACCAGTCAAATGGCCCCCAATATGGTCGACAGGATCGAGGTGCTCAAAGGCCCCCATGCCCTGCGTTACGGCACCGGTTTCGGAGCCACTATTAATTTTGTGCCCACTAAACTTCGGTTTGTAGAAGAAAATGATTTCTATGGAAGAATTTCCAATGGTTTTGAGGGCAATGGTACCGTTTTGCGAAACGAGGGCCAACTGGGCTTCAACGGAAAGAAGCATGATATCGCCGTCTTTGCCTCTTGGTCACAGGGCAACGACTATACGGCCGGCAATGGTCAAACCATAGCGGCAGATTTCAATCGGGGCAGTTTTGGCACCAATTTGGGCTTCAAACTATCTGAAGACAATCTCTTGCGGGTATCGGCAACCTATAACGTGGCAAGAGATGCAGATTTTCCTGCCCTGCCCATGGATTTAAGGGAGGACGATACCTGGATGTTCAATGCCCGACACGATGCCAGCTTTGACAAAGACCATCTTTCTTCATGGAACACCACGGTTTTTGCCTCGTTCGTAAACCACCTGATGGATAACTTGTTGAAGCCCCTAGACCCTAGGATGCTGAACGCATCGACCAAGGCGACCACCTATAATTACGGTGCCCGAACCGAAGGGGTGTGGAATTTTGAAAAGTCCAATCTGTTTGCCGGGGCCGATTTTAGAAGAGAGGGTGCCGAAGGCACTAGGGTGCGAGAGTTTTTAATGGGCCCCAATGCGGGCAATGTGGTTCGCGACAACGCATGGCAAGACGGCCAGATGGGCAAGGGCGCGGTCTTTTCAGAATACCATCTCATTTTTGACAAGACGAGGGTGGTGTTGGCCACCAGATTGGAGCTGAACCGTGCCAACGTTGATGAGCCCACACCAGAGTTTACCCAGGCGAACGGTGATACGCAAGTAACACAGTTCAACCCTAGCTTCAGTATCGGGGCCACAAGAAATATCAATGAAGAAATAACGCTGGGCCTATGGCTGGGCCGTGCCCAACGAAGTGCAAGCCTAACCGAGCGGTACATCAATTATTTTCCGGTGGGCCAAGATCCCTACGAAATGTTGGGCAATCCACAGTTAGACCCCGAGGTCAATAATCAGCTCGACCTTACCCTTAATTGGCAAAACAAGTTGACCAGCTTGGACATCGATTTTTTTGCAGGATACCTTCAAGATTTCATCTCTTCGGTCATCGACCCAGAACTTGAGCCACGGTTGCCGATGAGTCCCGGTGTACGTCGGTTTATCAACATTGAGGATGCCCTGAACCTCGGCTTTGAGTTCAATTGGGTGCAACAACTGACCTCGGGGCTACAACATCGTGTGGGCGTAGCCTACACCTACGCACAAGACCTGGAACGAGACGAACCCCTGCCCGAAATCGCCCCGTTGGATCTCAGATACACCCTTTCGGGCCATTATATGAAAGGAAAACTGCTTCCAGAACTGACGTTCAGGCATGTATTGGAACAATCACGAACAGCTACCGAGTTTGGCGAAACCCCAACCCCGTCTTTTTCGCTGTTGGATGCAAAGTTGGCCTACAACTTTACCAAATCGGGCAGGATCACGGTCGGTGTCAACAATATTTTCGATGAGAACTATTATGAACACCTGACGCGATCTGTTAGGGGAAACAACCAGCCAATTTTTGCCCCCGGCCGCAATGCTTTTGCCGCCATCAATTTTGTGTTCTGA
- a CDS encoding RrF2 family transcriptional regulator, with the protein MFSNSVKYAIKAVLYLGVNSSEKQRIRAKVISEATDIPEAYASKLLQELSRHDVVSSAKGPHGGFYLTDKNRNTPLFKIVSLIDGEHRLTSCVLSLQKCDDSHPCPLHEMVGQTKADFLKSIQHTTVGQLIADVKEGKSYLPL; encoded by the coding sequence TTGTTTTCAAATTCTGTCAAATACGCTATTAAGGCCGTACTTTATTTAGGGGTCAATTCTTCTGAAAAACAACGTATAAGGGCCAAAGTTATCAGTGAGGCAACCGATATACCCGAAGCCTATGCCTCAAAACTATTGCAGGAACTCTCACGGCACGATGTGGTTTCTTCCGCCAAAGGCCCCCACGGCGGATTTTATCTTACCGATAAAAACAGAAACACTCCGCTGTTCAAAATAGTTTCACTAATTGACGGGGAGCATCGCTTGACCTCTTGCGTGCTCAGTTTACAGAAATGTGATGATTCGCACCCATGTCCGTTGCACGAAATGGTCGGGCAGACCAAGGCTGATTTTCTGAAAAGTATTCAACATACCACCGTGGGCCAGCTGATTGCCGATGTAAAAGAGGGCAAATCGTATCTGCCCCTCTAG
- a CDS encoding universal stress protein, protein MKNIIVPVDFSEQSEKALKVAAGLAKKHNASLFVLHMLELSPAIMANTEYMPPEHIVHLMKLNEKRFEEFLDRPYLKDVEITPIIKHYKVFSEVNDVAKKHNADLIVMGSHGVDGLEEIFIGSNTERVVRNAEVPVLVIKGDMENFKAERFVFACDFKEESVPSVKKAVDFAKKLKAELKLVYINTPADAFLSHEDAYKRISKFLNIAQLGLEVDIYNDYTVEKGILNYAESQGADLIGIPTHGRKGLSHFFMGSLGEDIVNHSKIPVVTFKI, encoded by the coding sequence ATGAAAAATATTATTGTCCCAGTCGATTTTTCAGAACAATCGGAGAAAGCCTTGAAAGTGGCCGCAGGTTTGGCCAAAAAACACAATGCCTCGCTTTTTGTGCTGCATATGTTGGAACTCTCGCCGGCCATTATGGCCAACACCGAATATATGCCACCTGAGCATATCGTTCACCTGATGAAATTGAACGAAAAACGGTTTGAGGAGTTTTTGGACAGACCCTATTTGAAAGATGTGGAGATCACCCCTATCATCAAACACTATAAGGTGTTCAGTGAAGTAAACGATGTGGCCAAAAAACACAATGCAGACCTAATTGTCATGGGATCTCATGGTGTGGATGGATTGGAGGAAATCTTCATAGGCTCCAACACAGAACGCGTGGTTAGAAATGCAGAGGTGCCGGTTTTGGTCATTAAGGGCGATATGGAAAACTTCAAGGCAGAGCGCTTTGTGTTTGCCTGTGATTTTAAGGAAGAAAGTGTGCCCAGTGTCAAAAAAGCCGTTGATTTTGCCAAAAAACTGAAAGCGGAGTTGAAACTGGTCTACATCAACACCCCGGCAGATGCTTTTTTGAGCCACGAAGATGCCTATAAGCGTATCTCAAAATTTTTGAACATCGCCCAACTCGGATTGGAAGTTGACATCTACAACGATTATACGGTAGAGAAGGGCATTCTTAACTATGCCGAAAGCCAAGGGGCCGATTTGATCGGCATACCCACCCATGGCCGCAAGGGCCTGTCACATTTCTTTATGGGCAGCCTTGGTGAAGACATAGTCAACCACAGTAAGATACCGGTCGTTACCTTTAAGATATAA
- the hemN gene encoding oxygen-independent coproporphyrinogen III oxidase, whose protein sequence is MCDLIHKYNVPGPRYTSYPTVPYWDIDSFSGKKWKESVTDSYQESKDGGISLYIHLPFCESMCTFCGCHKRITKRHEVEDPYIRALLKEWALYRQLLGERPVIKELHLGGGTPTFFSPENLTKLVNGIFRFAHRAENAELSFEGHPNNTTKAHLQALYDVGFRRVCFGVQDYNEKVQKAINRIQPYENVQRVTTWAREIGYTSVGHDIIYGLPFQTLEDVNNTIDKTNELRPDRLAFYSYAHVPWRKGNGQRGYRDEDLPTATEKQSQYEIGKTRLTELGYQDIGMDHFALTTDALYQAVEKGTLHRNFMGYTPSKTQLMIGLGVSSISDSWYAFAQNVKNIEEYQHLVENDIIPVYRGHILNREDRVIRQHILNLMCRFETNWQMEGDNNINFQNVIEDLTELEADGLVEIGSNSIKVTEKGRPFIRNISMAFDLKLKRKKPETQLFSMTV, encoded by the coding sequence ATGTGTGATCTTATCCATAAATATAACGTACCTGGTCCCAGGTATACCAGTTACCCCACGGTACCCTATTGGGATATTGATTCCTTTTCCGGCAAAAAATGGAAAGAAAGTGTAACCGATAGCTATCAAGAAAGCAAAGATGGGGGCATCAGCCTGTACATACACCTTCCTTTCTGTGAAAGTATGTGTACTTTTTGTGGTTGCCACAAACGCATTACCAAAAGACACGAGGTAGAAGACCCCTATATAAGGGCCCTTTTAAAAGAATGGGCGCTCTATCGGCAATTGCTGGGCGAACGACCCGTTATCAAAGAGCTGCACTTGGGTGGGGGCACCCCTACTTTTTTTTCGCCCGAAAACCTGACCAAACTGGTCAATGGAATCTTTCGGTTTGCCCATAGGGCCGAAAATGCCGAACTGAGCTTTGAGGGCCACCCGAACAATACCACTAAAGCCCATCTACAGGCACTCTACGATGTAGGCTTCAGACGAGTGTGTTTTGGTGTGCAAGATTATAACGAAAAGGTTCAAAAAGCCATCAACCGTATTCAACCGTACGAGAACGTACAACGGGTAACCACATGGGCCCGCGAAATAGGATACACATCTGTGGGGCACGATATTATTTACGGGCTGCCGTTTCAAACCCTTGAAGATGTAAACAATACCATAGACAAAACCAACGAATTAAGGCCCGATCGCCTTGCCTTTTACAGTTATGCCCATGTTCCCTGGAGAAAGGGAAATGGACAACGGGGCTATCGGGATGAGGATCTGCCGACCGCCACCGAAAAACAGTCACAGTACGAAATAGGAAAGACAAGACTTACCGAACTGGGCTATCAAGACATCGGCATGGACCATTTTGCACTGACCACCGATGCCCTGTACCAAGCTGTGGAGAAAGGCACCCTTCATCGCAACTTCATGGGGTACACCCCTTCAAAGACACAGTTGATGATTGGACTCGGGGTGTCAAGTATCAGCGATAGTTGGTATGCTTTTGCCCAAAATGTAAAAAACATAGAAGAATACCAACATTTGGTCGAGAACGATATAATACCCGTTTACCGAGGACATATTTTAAATCGGGAAGACCGAGTGATCCGCCAACACATTCTAAACCTGATGTGCAGGTTCGAGACCAATTGGCAAATGGAGGGAGACAATAACATAAATTTTCAGAACGTTATAGAAGACCTGACAGAGTTGGAAGCCGATGGCTTGGTTGAAATCGGTTCAAACTCCATAAAGGTAACAGAAAAGGGCCGGCCGTTCATCAGAAACATCAGCATGGCCTTTGACCTTAAACTAAAAAGAAAGAAACCCGAGACCCAATTGTTCTCGATGACCGTTTAA
- a CDS encoding CBS domain-containing protein — protein MGEMITSNTKGIEARMAFVQHLIDDVETLELLLQNQVFEDDVVRIGAEQELCIIDKNYRPYGINLKLLEEINDPHFTTELASYNIEINLDPFELKGNCFTLVENQLRKLLQKANTHAQKHKGHLLLAGILPTIGKKEVGLDHLTPIPRYFALNEMLKACKGGDFNLKIRGVDELYLKHDSVMFEACNTSFQMHLQVPSHDFVQSYNWAQAISGPVLAVCCNSPLLMGRELWKETRIALFQQSLDTRKTAYALRNQTPRVGFGDHWEEGSVAEILKKDISKHRVLLTKPIEESSLEILKKGEIPKLPALCLHNGTVYRWNRPCYGVGGGKPHLRIENRYIPSGPSVIDELANFAFWVGLMKGRPKMFDDMPSQMDFKTVKTNFIKAARTGKETVFLWCGELYSAKKLVLNKLLPIAYKGLHKCGVDEDDIERLLGIIEERTKGMSGEQWQVANLRTLKRRFKTDKALVLLTKKMVENQSQNLPIHQWEHVNLENIRRKPTLVKEVMTTHLFKLHEDDSVSMAKAIMEWNNIHHIPVENDQGHLSGLLTWSYLKTLEATTDFNKTKVSDIMVKEVVTTSPEMKIELAKKLMDKHEIGCLPVVFDNTLVGIISKKDF, from the coding sequence ATGGGCGAAATGATTACTTCAAATACAAAGGGCATCGAAGCTAGAATGGCCTTTGTGCAGCATTTGATCGATGATGTTGAAACCCTTGAACTGCTATTACAAAATCAAGTGTTCGAAGACGATGTCGTGCGCATCGGCGCAGAGCAAGAACTCTGCATTATCGACAAGAACTATCGGCCCTATGGCATAAACCTAAAGCTGCTCGAAGAAATCAACGATCCCCATTTTACAACAGAGTTGGCCAGTTATAATATCGAAATCAACCTGGATCCTTTTGAACTTAAGGGAAATTGCTTTACGCTTGTTGAAAACCAATTGCGCAAATTGCTACAGAAGGCCAATACACATGCCCAAAAGCACAAGGGACATCTGTTGTTGGCCGGTATTTTGCCCACTATTGGCAAAAAAGAGGTCGGTCTCGACCATTTGACGCCCATACCCCGATATTTTGCTTTGAACGAGATGTTGAAGGCCTGTAAGGGAGGCGATTTCAATTTGAAGATACGCGGGGTCGATGAGTTGTACCTAAAGCATGATTCGGTCATGTTCGAAGCATGCAATACCAGTTTTCAGATGCATTTACAGGTGCCATCGCATGACTTTGTGCAAAGCTACAATTGGGCACAGGCGATATCCGGCCCCGTTCTTGCCGTATGCTGTAATTCGCCCTTGCTCATGGGAAGGGAATTGTGGAAGGAGACCCGAATAGCACTTTTTCAACAGAGCCTTGACACAAGAAAAACCGCTTACGCACTGCGCAACCAAACGCCCAGGGTCGGCTTTGGTGACCATTGGGAAGAAGGTTCTGTGGCTGAAATATTGAAAAAGGATATTTCAAAGCACCGGGTATTGTTGACCAAGCCGATTGAAGAGAGTTCCCTTGAAATATTGAAAAAAGGAGAAATCCCAAAACTGCCGGCCCTGTGTCTGCACAATGGCACGGTTTACCGTTGGAACCGCCCTTGCTATGGGGTCGGAGGTGGCAAGCCACATCTACGGATTGAGAACAGGTACATTCCCTCCGGGCCCTCAGTGATTGACGAGTTGGCCAATTTTGCCTTTTGGGTAGGCCTGATGAAAGGAAGGCCGAAGATGTTTGATGACATGCCTTCCCAAATGGATTTTAAAACGGTGAAAACCAACTTTATCAAAGCGGCCCGAACTGGAAAGGAAACCGTTTTTTTATGGTGTGGGGAGCTCTACAGCGCCAAAAAATTGGTTTTGAACAAATTGCTTCCCATCGCCTATAAGGGCCTTCACAAATGTGGGGTCGACGAAGATGATATCGAGCGCTTGCTCGGTATAATAGAAGAACGTACCAAAGGCATGTCGGGCGAACAATGGCAGGTGGCAAACCTAAGAACGTTGAAACGGCGTTTCAAAACCGATAAGGCCTTGGTGCTGTTGACCAAGAAGATGGTTGAAAACCAATCACAGAATCTGCCAATACATCAATGGGAACATGTAAATTTGGAAAACATCAGACGTAAGCCGACATTGGTGAAGGAAGTTATGACCACACATCTGTTCAAATTGCACGAAGATGACTCGGTAAGCATGGCAAAGGCCATTATGGAGTGGAACAACATACACCACATTCCGGTTGAGAACGACCAAGGCCATCTGTCGGGCCTGTTGACTTGGAGCTACTTGAAAACATTGGAGGCCACAACGGATTTTAACAAAACAAAGGTGTCAGATATTATGGTGAAAGAGGTGGTGACGACTTCCCCAGAGATGAAGATTGAATTGGCAAAAAAGTTAATGGACAAACATGAAATCGGTTGTCTGCCAGTGGTGTTTGACAATACCTTGGTAGGAATCATCAGTAAAAAAGACTTTTGA
- a CDS encoding succinylglutamate desuccinylase/aspartoacylase family protein — MPEVYSKALGSSLQFKRIVGHIKGKQPGPTVVFFGGIHGNEPAGIFALDEVVKKLRSNKTPFNGEFFAVAGNVSALQKKVRFHEEDLNRIWHPERIAQLERQNGRETPDAKEMRALMGFLKELFSTTSPPYYFIDLHTTSGETSPFIVVNDSLLNRKFVSNYPLPIILGIEEYLSGALLSHINEMGYVSFGYESGQHDAASAIENSINFINYTLALTGAVDVGVEELAKLRCKVADSCDEPHTFYEIYYQHEIGPSDQFDMLPGFVNFQKVPKNQPIAINGQGVIKTTKPRQLFMPLYQKKGSEGFYFIREIPRFFLWMSKWVRNLKMDSVLTLLPGINWASNDKVALMVNKKIARFMAKPIFHLLGYRARYIDQNHLIIKNRERNSKERDYIDAPWYR; from the coding sequence ATGCCCGAAGTCTATAGCAAGGCCTTGGGCAGCTCATTGCAGTTTAAAAGAATTGTGGGCCATATCAAGGGCAAACAACCGGGTCCTACGGTTGTTTTTTTTGGTGGTATCCATGGTAACGAACCCGCAGGAATTTTTGCCCTCGATGAGGTTGTTAAAAAATTGCGGTCAAACAAGACGCCCTTTAATGGTGAATTTTTTGCGGTTGCCGGAAATGTGTCGGCCCTTCAAAAAAAGGTTCGTTTTCATGAAGAAGACCTAAATCGTATTTGGCATCCAGAACGAATCGCCCAACTCGAACGACAAAATGGGCGGGAAACCCCAGATGCGAAAGAGATGAGAGCGTTGATGGGATTCTTAAAAGAGCTGTTCAGCACCACAAGCCCGCCCTATTACTTCATCGATCTTCATACAACTTCAGGCGAGACATCTCCCTTTATTGTGGTGAACGACAGCCTCTTGAACAGAAAATTTGTATCCAACTATCCATTGCCCATAATTCTGGGTATTGAAGAGTATCTGTCGGGGGCCCTGCTCAGCCATATCAATGAAATGGGTTATGTGTCTTTTGGTTATGAAAGTGGGCAGCACGATGCCGCTTCGGCCATAGAGAACAGCATCAATTTCATCAACTATACCTTGGCCCTGACCGGGGCAGTGGATGTCGGTGTGGAAGAACTTGCCAAACTTAGGTGCAAGGTGGCCGATTCTTGCGATGAACCCCATACCTTTTATGAAATATATTACCAACATGAAATAGGCCCTAGCGATCAATTTGATATGCTGCCGGGCTTTGTCAATTTTCAGAAAGTGCCAAAGAACCAGCCCATTGCCATCAACGGGCAAGGTGTTATCAAGACCACAAAACCGCGCCAGTTGTTCATGCCCCTATACCAAAAAAAGGGAAGTGAAGGCTTTTATTTTATTCGTGAAATTCCAAGGTTTTTTCTTTGGATGTCAAAGTGGGTTCGAAATCTTAAGATGGACAGTGTCTTGACCTTGTTGCCGGGCATAAATTGGGCCAGTAATGACAAGGTCGCTTTGATGGTCAATAAAAAAATCGCACGTTTCATGGCAAAACCCATTTTTCACTTATTGGGGTACAGGGCCAGGTATATCGACCAAAACCATTTGATCATCAAAAACAGGGAACGAAACTCAAAAGAGCGGGATTATATAGATGCACCTTGGTATCGATAA
- a CDS encoding energy transducer TonB, protein MRSKKNPQVDLSRNSSLYFMVGLTVALFTIWQLLEYKTYETEDEFVQVLEVAEDIKEEVPVTQQIRTAPPPPPPAAPAVIEVVEDELEIEETIIESTESSQETEVAEAVVSVDDVEVGEEEEEVSVPFAIIENAPIFPGCENLSTEAERRECFNRKVQEHIKKNFTYPKTALELGIQGRVFVKFDIDSQGRVANIQKRGPDRLLEEEAARIISALPKVKPGQQRGRPTKVAYSIPINFVMQ, encoded by the coding sequence ATGAGATCAAAAAAGAACCCTCAAGTTGATTTGAGCAGAAACAGCAGCCTATACTTTATGGTAGGGCTGACCGTCGCGCTCTTTACCATATGGCAATTGTTGGAGTACAAGACCTATGAAACAGAAGACGAATTTGTTCAAGTGTTGGAAGTCGCAGAAGACATTAAAGAAGAAGTACCCGTTACCCAGCAGATTAGAACTGCACCACCGCCCCCACCTCCAGCTGCACCAGCTGTAATCGAAGTAGTCGAAGATGAGCTTGAAATAGAGGAAACCATTATTGAAAGTACAGAGAGTAGTCAGGAGACCGAAGTTGCAGAAGCAGTGGTGAGTGTTGACGATGTGGAAGTAGGTGAAGAGGAAGAAGAGGTTTCTGTACCCTTTGCCATTATTGAGAATGCTCCCATTTTCCCAGGATGCGAAAACCTATCAACAGAAGCCGAGCGCAGAGAGTGTTTTAATCGTAAGGTTCAAGAGCATATCAAAAAAAATTTTACTTATCCCAAGACCGCTCTAGAATTGGGTATACAAGGCAGGGTATTTGTGAAGTTTGATATAGACTCCCAAGGACGTGTGGCAAACATTCAAAAAAGGGGACCTGATAGGTTGTTGGAAGAAGAGGCTGCTAGAATCATTTCAGCATTGCCCAAAGTAAAACCTGGTCAACAGAGGGGGCGGCCAACCAAAGTCGCCTACAGTATACCCATAAATTTTGTAATGCAATGA
- a CDS encoding DUF2490 domain-containing protein, with protein sequence MKQHQKRWAAHRIIVLLAMFVLYSGTRSQQLPSDATGTWLELVSDNALSKRWSIPVVGVLRQYDLGHETEFAFLRTGATYAFPNTHLKAALGLAYLDNLPFEQELFRPEEYQFWLYEELTIINSPKLSQRFRLEHRWIQGAEENHTDHRLRYRLHFQSTLAQNFYFKCSDEPFFSFKEANIDQNRFFIGFGKKLATNISVEIGYMKNHIGKNSYDRVRMALFFKTSLCRESLDLINKNDKLSISQ encoded by the coding sequence ATGAAACAACACCAAAAGCGTTGGGCCGCCCATCGTATAATCGTACTTTTGGCCATGTTCGTCTTGTATAGCGGCACCCGTTCACAACAATTGCCAAGCGATGCGACCGGAACCTGGCTGGAGTTGGTTAGCGACAATGCACTTTCAAAAAGGTGGAGCATACCGGTGGTGGGGGTCTTAAGGCAATACGACCTAGGCCATGAAACCGAGTTTGCCTTTTTGAGAACCGGGGCCACCTATGCATTTCCCAACACCCATTTAAAGGCCGCATTGGGGTTGGCCTATCTTGATAACCTGCCTTTTGAGCAAGAACTGTTCAGGCCAGAAGAGTACCAATTCTGGTTATATGAAGAGCTTACTATTATAAACTCACCTAAATTGTCGCAACGTTTTAGGCTTGAGCATCGATGGATTCAGGGTGCCGAAGAAAATCACACCGATCATAGACTCAGGTACCGATTGCATTTTCAGAGCACTTTAGCCCAAAACTTTTACTTCAAATGCTCTGATGAGCCTTTTTTCAGTTTCAAAGAAGCTAACATTGACCAAAATAGGTTCTTTATTGGCTTCGGTAAAAAGCTTGCCACCAATATCTCTGTTGAAATAGGGTACATGAAAAACCATATCGGAAAAAATAGCTATGACCGTGTTCGTATGGCACTGTTCTTTAAGACAAGCCTTTGCAGGGAAAGTCTTGATTTGATTAACAAAAATGACAAATTATCAATTTCTCAATAA